The Acetomicrobium sp. S15 = DSM 107314 genome window below encodes:
- a CDS encoding 2-oxoacid:acceptor oxidoreductase subunit alpha, whose amino-acid sequence MAEVAFWQGNKAIAMGAIAGGCTFFSGYPITPSSEIAETLAEELPKIGGRFIQMEDEIGGIAAAIGASIAGRKAMTATSGPGFSLKQENLGLAYMAEIPLVVVDIMRGGPSTGLPTRVSQQDVMQARWGTHGDHATIAYAPSSVQECFELTIAAFNASERFRQPVIILGDEVVGHMREKIVIPDAGSYQVVNRKRPTADPEDFVPYKPDPSDDVPPMASFGDGYRWHVTGLTHDEWGFPTDEPSEIETKIKRLVQKVNRFRKDIVRYEVFYGEDAKVLIVSYGSVARSSLRAVREARQKGLKVGHFRPITLWPFPDEELKELASQVDVVIVPELNCGQMLLEVERAVNGKAPVVGKSLVNGELFQPSDILSAIEEVA is encoded by the coding sequence ATGGCTGAGGTGGCATTTTGGCAAGGCAACAAAGCGATAGCGATGGGAGCTATAGCCGGCGGATGCACATTTTTTAGCGGCTATCCCATAACCCCGTCTTCGGAGATAGCCGAGACATTAGCGGAGGAATTGCCGAAAATCGGCGGTCGGTTCATCCAGATGGAAGACGAAATCGGCGGCATAGCTGCAGCCATAGGGGCGTCCATAGCCGGTCGCAAGGCCATGACAGCCACGTCTGGTCCCGGATTCTCGTTGAAACAGGAAAATTTGGGGTTGGCGTATATGGCCGAGATACCGCTCGTGGTGGTCGACATCATGAGAGGCGGTCCGTCTACGGGACTGCCCACCAGGGTATCGCAGCAAGATGTGATGCAGGCGAGATGGGGGACTCACGGCGATCACGCTACCATAGCCTACGCTCCTTCGTCAGTGCAGGAGTGTTTCGAGCTGACAATAGCAGCTTTTAATGCGTCTGAGCGCTTCCGTCAACCCGTCATCATATTGGGCGATGAAGTTGTGGGGCACATGAGGGAAAAGATCGTCATCCCAGATGCCGGGTCGTATCAGGTGGTAAACAGAAAGCGCCCAACTGCAGATCCGGAAGACTTCGTGCCTTATAAGCCCGATCCGAGCGACGATGTTCCGCCGATGGCTTCCTTTGGAGACGGTTATCGATGGCACGTAACCGGTCTCACTCACGATGAATGGGGTTTTCCCACGGACGAGCCAAGCGAGATCGAAACCAAGATAAAGAGGCTCGTGCAGAAGGTCAATCGCTTCCGCAAGGATATCGTGCGATACGAGGTTTTTTACGGGGAGGACGCGAAGGTATTGATTGTTTCCTACGGCAGCGTGGCACGATCCTCCTTGAGGGCAGTGCGAGAAGCCAGGCAAAAAGGGCTCAAGGTCGGGCACTTCAGACCTATAACGCTTTGGCCCTTTCCTGACGAGGAGCTTAAAGAACTGGCAAGTCAAGTCGACGTCGTGATAGTGCCCGAACTGAACTGCGGCCAGATGCTCCTCGAGGTCGAAAGAGCCGTAAATGGAAAAGCTCCCGTCGTGGGCAAGAGCTTGGTAAACGGCGAACTGTTCCAGCCCTCGGATATACTTTCTGCCATCGAGGAGGTGGCTTAG
- a CDS encoding thiamine pyrophosphate-dependent enzyme — protein sequence MPSKEVLDWLRVDFFPHIWCPGCGHGIIMHALLRALASLGCEKERTVIASGIGCSSRMPGYIDACTVHTTHGRSLVFATGIKLANPELTVVNVMGDGDCAAIGGNHFIHACRRNIDITAVVLNNSIYGMTGGQVSPTTPIGAYATTAPYGAIDPPFDLCNLAAAAGATYVARATVAQPQLVEQYIKKGIQNKGFSVVEVMTHCHTQFGRRNKLPRPIDNINRFKQVSVTKTKADAMKPEELEGKIVIGELMDRKRPEYVEQYLRLIERARGQVA from the coding sequence ATGCCTTCTAAAGAAGTATTGGACTGGTTGCGCGTAGACTTTTTCCCTCACATCTGGTGCCCGGGCTGCGGGCATGGCATCATCATGCATGCGCTGTTGCGCGCCTTGGCGTCGCTCGGTTGCGAGAAAGAAAGGACCGTAATAGCCTCCGGTATCGGATGTTCCAGCCGCATGCCGGGTTACATAGACGCCTGCACCGTTCATACGACTCATGGGCGCTCTCTCGTGTTCGCCACCGGCATTAAGCTTGCCAATCCCGAACTTACGGTGGTAAATGTTATGGGAGACGGCGACTGCGCTGCTATAGGAGGCAATCATTTCATCCACGCCTGTCGCAGAAACATAGACATCACTGCGGTGGTCTTAAACAACTCTATATATGGCATGACGGGAGGCCAGGTGTCTCCCACAACGCCCATAGGAGCTTATGCCACGACAGCGCCTTATGGCGCCATAGACCCGCCCTTTGACCTGTGCAATTTGGCCGCCGCTGCGGGGGCTACGTACGTAGCCAGAGCCACGGTGGCGCAACCTCAACTCGTAGAGCAGTACATCAAGAAGGGGATTCAAAACAAAGGGTTTTCCGTGGTAGAAGTAATGACTCATTGCCATACCCAGTTCGGCCGCAGGAATAAGCTCCCCCGTCCGATAGACAACATAAACCGCTTCAAGCAGGTGAGCGTCACGAAGACGAAGGCTGATGCCATGAAGCCGGAGGAATTGGAAGGGAAAATTGTAATAGGCGAACTGATGGATAGGAAAAGACCCGAATATGTCGAACAATACCTCAGGCTCATCGAGAGGGCAAGGGGGCAAGTCGCATGA
- a CDS encoding 2-oxoacid:acceptor oxidoreductase family protein, whose product MNERYEIRIAGSGGQGVILAAVILGEAAALYEEGLNVVQAQAYGPEARGGASKSEVVISREPIDYPKAVSPKLQVVLTQAACDKYASDNAADGILILDDFYVTKLPDIKVKTLCLPIVRTARDAIGREVVANMVALGVIGKVLEQWGLLRPESVKKALLARVPKGTEELNEKAFEAGYALL is encoded by the coding sequence ATGAACGAACGTTATGAGATACGCATCGCCGGATCCGGCGGGCAGGGAGTCATCTTGGCTGCGGTCATCCTCGGAGAGGCAGCTGCCCTTTACGAAGAGGGCCTAAACGTCGTTCAAGCTCAGGCCTATGGGCCGGAGGCGCGAGGCGGGGCATCGAAATCTGAGGTGGTCATATCGAGAGAGCCCATCGATTATCCGAAAGCGGTCTCGCCGAAGCTCCAGGTCGTCTTGACCCAGGCGGCGTGTGATAAATACGCCTCGGATAACGCTGCAGATGGCATTCTAATCCTCGATGACTTTTACGTCACCAAGCTGCCAGATATAAAGGTTAAAACCCTCTGCCTTCCCATAGTTAGAACAGCCCGCGATGCGATCGGGCGCGAGGTCGTGGCTAATATGGTGGCCTTAGGGGTCATAGGGAAAGTTTTGGAGCAATGGGGCCTGTTGCGTCCCGAATCCGTCAAGAAGGCATTGTTAGCGCGCGTCCCTAAAGGAACCGAAGAGCTCAACGAAAAGGCCTTCGAGGCCGGCTACGCTTTGTTGTAG
- the rlmD gene encoding 23S rRNA (uracil(1939)-C(5))-methyltransferase RlmD, whose translation MRIKVEKMNSRGQGIGRIDGLVTFVDGALPGEEVEAEVVLRKRDYAVARAVSISSPNSERRNPVCPHFGSCGGCQLQHASYDYQLSLKAELAADALRRIGGFSSPQINPCIPSPKSIGYRNKASFPIRKQGGQGTIGLFREGSHRVVPVTSCPAVEDLIQRIFSHFRSLMSESELPAYDERSHLGLLRHLVVRVGSFTGEALVALVVAKEPDADERAKLKAIVEAMACAFPSLRGFVLNVNRNEGNFIWGSKNRTLVGKDELAEHLDDFSFTFSAASFFQVNSYQALDLYRFVASELGGAGGGRVLELYSGVGSLTAFLAKGTEEVTAVEEDADAVRYMRDNMARNGLCNVRALCGRAEDTVHLWHDWAPQTVVLDPPRSGCHPKVIAGLVSVEPRKIIYVSCNAATLARDAAGLCERGYAVTCVQPFDMFPQTAHVECVAVFSRHL comes from the coding sequence ATGCGCATAAAAGTAGAAAAGATGAACAGCCGAGGGCAGGGCATAGGGAGGATCGATGGCCTCGTAACATTTGTGGACGGCGCACTTCCCGGCGAAGAAGTTGAGGCCGAAGTGGTTTTGCGCAAGCGCGATTATGCTGTGGCCAGGGCGGTTTCCATCTCATCGCCGAACTCCGAGAGGAGAAATCCTGTATGCCCGCACTTCGGCTCTTGCGGTGGCTGCCAGCTGCAACATGCCTCGTATGATTACCAGTTAAGCCTAAAGGCTGAACTCGCGGCAGATGCCCTGCGGAGGATAGGTGGTTTTAGCTCTCCCCAGATAAATCCTTGCATCCCAAGCCCAAAGAGCATAGGCTATCGGAACAAGGCCTCCTTTCCCATAAGAAAACAAGGTGGGCAAGGGACGATCGGTCTTTTCCGAGAGGGTAGCCATCGAGTTGTGCCGGTAACTTCTTGCCCGGCTGTCGAGGATTTGATTCAACGGATATTTTCTCACTTCCGTTCGCTCATGAGTGAAAGTGAGCTTCCGGCGTACGACGAGAGATCTCACCTCGGGCTCTTAAGGCATCTGGTCGTTAGAGTGGGGAGCTTTACGGGAGAAGCCCTCGTTGCGCTCGTAGTGGCTAAAGAGCCCGATGCCGACGAAAGGGCGAAGCTTAAAGCCATAGTCGAGGCAATGGCTTGCGCCTTTCCATCGCTTCGGGGTTTCGTCTTGAATGTAAATCGAAACGAGGGGAACTTCATTTGGGGCAGTAAAAATCGGACCCTTGTAGGTAAGGATGAGCTCGCGGAGCATCTGGACGATTTTTCTTTTACTTTCAGCGCCGCCTCGTTTTTTCAGGTCAACTCTTATCAAGCGCTCGACCTCTATCGATTTGTGGCCTCCGAGTTGGGGGGTGCCGGTGGTGGTAGGGTATTAGAGTTATATAGCGGCGTGGGAAGCTTGACGGCATTCTTGGCCAAAGGGACCGAAGAGGTGACGGCGGTAGAAGAGGATGCCGACGCGGTTCGTTATATGAGAGACAACATGGCCCGAAACGGTCTGTGCAACGTTAGGGCGCTCTGCGGCAGGGCGGAGGATACGGTTCATCTGTGGCACGATTGGGCGCCCCAAACAGTGGTGTTAGATCCGCCGCGCTCCGGCTGTCATCCGAAGGTGATAGCCGGTTTGGTCAGCGTGGAGCCGAGAAAGATAATCTATGTATCGTGCAATGCGGCCACGTTAGCCAGAGACGCAGCTGGTCTGTGCGAGCGGGGATATGCCGTAACCTGCGTGCAGCCTTTCGACATGTTCCCACAGACCGCGCATGTGGAATGCGTGGCTGTTTTTTCGCGCCACTTGTAA
- the pyrR gene encoding bifunctional pyr operon transcriptional regulator/uracil phosphoribosyltransferase PyrR has translation MTKKILMVAEEMDRTISRIAYEVAEHLKGLDDVVIVGVQRRGVSLAKRLQKSFRDMDGVEVPMGELDITLYRDDLTLLQDQPLVRSTSVPVNITGKRILLVDDVIFTGRTVRAALDALMDLGRPSLVQLAVLVDRNNRELPIHPDYVGLKISTDKSDVVEVRVKEWDGDDQVILWEDGGER, from the coding sequence TTGACAAAGAAGATATTGATGGTGGCGGAGGAGATGGACAGAACAATAAGCCGCATAGCCTACGAGGTGGCGGAACACCTCAAAGGCCTCGACGACGTCGTGATAGTCGGCGTGCAGAGGCGCGGCGTGAGCCTTGCCAAAAGGCTGCAGAAAAGCTTTCGCGACATGGATGGCGTTGAAGTGCCGATGGGAGAGCTCGACATCACTTTGTATCGCGACGACTTGACGCTCCTTCAAGACCAGCCTCTAGTCCGAAGCACCTCGGTTCCCGTAAATATCACCGGAAAACGCATACTCCTGGTGGACGACGTAATATTCACGGGCAGGACGGTGAGGGCGGCGCTCGACGCGCTGATGGACTTGGGGCGTCCTTCATTAGTGCAATTAGCCGTTTTGGTAGACCGAAACAATAGGGAATTACCCATACATCCCGATTACGTGGGACTAAAGATTTCGACCGACAAAAGCGACGTCGTCGAGGTTAGGGTAAAAGAATGGGATGGCGATGACCAGGTGATCCTGTGGGAAGACGGTGGTGAAAGGTAA
- a CDS encoding aspartate carbamoyltransferase catalytic subunit codes for MPWKRKHLIDVDDWEREDFELLLEQTSNMDSILDRSIKKAPALRGKIVVNIFYEPSTRTRTSFEIAGKLLSADVINWTASGSSAAKGESLRDTIWTLEAMGADAVVIRHGEVGVPYYLAEKLKKASVINGGDGTHAHPTQALLDLYTAWRELGSLDGKKVAIVGDILHSRVARSDIYAFKAVGAEVCLSGPSTLMPTDINSLNATYEPNIAEAIDGADVVYMLRIQRERQDAGLFPSLDEYHKRYGLTDKLLGKAKKGALVMHPGPINRGVEIASSVADGPQSFILKQVRAGVAVRMALLYLMLGGVKE; via the coding sequence ATGCCGTGGAAACGCAAGCACCTCATCGATGTGGACGACTGGGAGAGGGAAGATTTCGAGCTCCTCTTAGAGCAGACTTCGAACATGGATTCGATCCTCGATCGCTCTATAAAAAAGGCCCCGGCGCTCAGGGGTAAGATAGTAGTCAACATATTCTACGAGCCCTCTACGCGGACGCGCACCTCCTTTGAGATAGCCGGCAAACTCTTAAGCGCTGACGTCATAAACTGGACCGCTTCGGGTTCCAGCGCGGCCAAGGGCGAGTCGCTTCGCGACACGATATGGACGCTCGAGGCGATGGGCGCGGATGCCGTTGTCATTCGACACGGCGAGGTCGGCGTGCCATATTATTTGGCAGAAAAGCTAAAAAAAGCTTCCGTCATAAACGGCGGTGACGGAACTCATGCCCATCCTACCCAAGCATTGCTCGATCTGTATACGGCCTGGAGGGAACTCGGATCTCTGGACGGCAAAAAGGTGGCCATAGTAGGAGACATCTTGCACAGTCGAGTTGCCAGAAGCGACATATACGCCTTTAAAGCGGTGGGAGCCGAGGTGTGTTTGTCGGGTCCTTCTACGCTTATGCCGACAGATATAAATTCGCTAAATGCTACATATGAGCCGAATATAGCCGAGGCGATCGATGGAGCGGATGTCGTTTACATGCTCCGTATCCAAAGGGAGCGCCAGGATGCCGGATTGTTCCCGTCGTTGGACGAATACCACAAGCGCTACGGCCTTACGGACAAGCTTCTCGGGAAAGCTAAAAAGGGAGCGCTGGTGATGCACCCGGGACCCATAAACAGAGGCGTCGAAATCGCTTCCTCTGTGGCGGACGGGCCTCAGAGCTTCATATTGAAGCAAGTAAGAGCTGGCGTAGCTGTCAGAATGGCGTTGCTTTATCTAATGCTTGGAGGGGTGAAAGAATGA
- a CDS encoding dihydroorotase, producing MKWLVNGRLFDGELLREGLCDLVIDKGRVAKIAPAGRFVPPEGATRIDLDGRILAPGFIDLHAHLRDPGQEWREDIISGSRAAAAGGFATVVAMPNTDPPIDRSSLVRYVLERGQSAGAARVLPAGSVTKGRHGQELAEMWFMANEGAAIFTDDGLPVSTAHLLRTALLYADDLGMAIMEHPEELSLTKDAQVNDGPCAARSGLKGAPKAAELIAVERGIALAKDTGAHLHLTHLSAKESLEAVRRAKKDGINITCDVTPHHLTLDESLIEKSGYSAAYKVNPPLRTAHDLEALWEGLADGTVDAIATDHAPYHLDEKDLPFQEAASGIASLECAVAVVLDAWLKRGKPFGIERLLRLFTAGPASVLRKSDLGRIEEGSVADITALDIGRERRVEAKRWESKARITPWEGAALCGWPVMTMREGKVIWVDGDSRLHAERD from the coding sequence ATGAAATGGCTCGTCAATGGGAGACTCTTTGACGGCGAGCTCCTGCGCGAAGGTCTGTGTGACCTCGTTATAGATAAGGGGAGAGTGGCCAAGATCGCCCCTGCTGGGCGCTTTGTGCCGCCTGAGGGAGCTACAAGGATCGACCTCGATGGCCGCATATTAGCCCCTGGCTTCATAGATTTACACGCTCACCTGCGCGATCCGGGACAGGAGTGGAGAGAAGACATAATTTCTGGGTCGCGCGCTGCTGCGGCGGGCGGCTTTGCGACAGTGGTGGCTATGCCGAACACGGATCCGCCTATAGATCGCTCCTCGCTCGTGCGCTATGTGTTGGAAAGAGGCCAAAGCGCGGGGGCTGCCCGCGTGCTTCCAGCTGGAAGCGTGACCAAGGGAAGGCACGGCCAGGAGCTGGCAGAGATGTGGTTTATGGCGAATGAGGGGGCGGCCATCTTTACCGATGACGGCCTTCCCGTTTCGACCGCCCATCTTTTGAGGACGGCTCTGCTATATGCCGACGATCTCGGCATGGCTATAATGGAACACCCGGAGGAGCTTTCCTTGACGAAGGATGCCCAGGTGAATGATGGCCCGTGTGCGGCGCGGAGCGGCCTAAAAGGAGCGCCTAAGGCGGCCGAACTGATAGCCGTCGAGAGGGGGATCGCCCTGGCAAAGGATACGGGCGCTCATCTTCACCTGACGCACCTGAGCGCCAAAGAATCCTTGGAGGCAGTGCGTCGGGCCAAGAAGGATGGGATAAATATAACGTGCGACGTCACGCCCCATCACCTCACGCTCGATGAGTCTTTGATAGAAAAGAGCGGCTACAGCGCAGCATACAAGGTAAATCCGCCACTTCGTACAGCGCACGATTTAGAAGCACTTTGGGAAGGGCTGGCCGATGGGACCGTCGATGCCATTGCCACCGATCACGCACCTTATCACCTGGACGAGAAAGACCTTCCATTCCAAGAGGCTGCTTCTGGCATCGCCTCGCTGGAATGCGCCGTGGCTGTTGTCTTAGACGCTTGGCTTAAGCGCGGCAAACCATTCGGGATCGAGCGCCTCTTACGGCTTTTTACCGCCGGGCCGGCTTCCGTGCTCCGCAAATCGGATTTGGGAAGGATCGAGGAGGGGAGCGTCGCAGACATTACGGCCTTGGATATCGGCAGAGAACGTCGGGTAGAGGCAAAACGCTGGGAGAGCAAAGCGCGCATCACTCCATGGGAGGGTGCCGCGCTTTGCGGGTGGCCCGTCATGACGATGCGCGAAGGCAAGGTGATCTGGGTCGACGGAGATAGTAGGCTCCATGCAGAGCGAGATTGA